One genomic region from Bacillus sp. SLBN-46 encodes:
- a CDS encoding patatin family protein, whose product MFNQVGLVLEGGGMRGVYTAGILEYFLEQELFFPYVIGVSAGACNAASYLSKQKGRNKTVTIKYAADPRYISWQNYFKNRQFFGMDFIFDEIPNKHVPYHYDEFYKNPSEFVVGTTDCLTGEPVYFKKQDYDKDLLTVLRASSSLPFIAPEVRFKDKVLLDGGISDPIPIKKAQEDGFKKNIVILTRNEGYLKKPSKFHFLVNRKYPEYKGLQQSLRNRYQIYNETLSFLEKEEKAGNVLIIRPLQPLKVGRMERNPTRLEALYHQGYEDAKASMSSIRQYIEM is encoded by the coding sequence ATGTTCAATCAAGTCGGCTTGGTTTTAGAAGGTGGCGGGATGCGTGGGGTTTATACCGCTGGGATCCTTGAATATTTCTTAGAACAAGAATTATTTTTCCCTTATGTTATAGGTGTATCAGCTGGTGCTTGTAATGCGGCCTCTTATTTGTCAAAGCAAAAAGGGAGAAATAAAACCGTAACGATAAAGTATGCAGCGGACCCAAGGTATATTTCATGGCAAAATTATTTTAAAAACCGTCAGTTTTTTGGAATGGATTTTATTTTTGATGAGATTCCCAATAAACATGTACCGTACCATTATGATGAATTCTACAAAAATCCTTCTGAATTTGTTGTAGGGACGACAGACTGCCTAACGGGAGAGCCTGTCTATTTTAAGAAGCAAGATTATGATAAGGATCTTCTTACCGTATTACGGGCATCTAGCTCCTTGCCATTTATTGCCCCTGAAGTACGGTTTAAAGACAAGGTCCTGCTTGATGGGGGAATAAGTGACCCTATTCCTATTAAAAAAGCTCAAGAGGATGGTTTTAAAAAGAATATTGTCATCCTTACAAGAAATGAAGGATATTTGAAGAAACCTTCCAAGTTTCACTTTCTTGTGAATCGTAAGTATCCGGAATATAAAGGCTTACAGCAGTCCTTAAGAAATCGATATCAAATATACAATGAAACACTCTCCTTTTTAGAAAAAGAAGAGAAAGCTGGAAACGTCCTTATCATTCGTCCTTTACAGCCATTAAAGGTAGGGAGAATGGAAAGAAACCCAACTAGGTTAGAAGCGTTGTATCATCAAGGGTATGAGGACGCCAAAGCATCTATGTCTTCCATACGTCAATATATTGAAATGTAA
- the dapF gene encoding diaminopimelate epimerase — translation MQIELIKGHGSGNDFLIIDEISNEYSFTESERSRMAQMLCNRNTDLGADGILFVMKSDHADGRMRVFNADGSEASMCGNGLRLVARYICELLGSNEAVIETMKADLRVSKQNDIFPNIHTYQVEISPVLFNLSALPLNLGKPTLFNERIEELSDELRFTALAVPNPHLITIVETEQIQGDMQKNLSERVNGPNHLFPDGVNVSFVKSLESGSIYVRTYERGVGFTNACGTAMSASSLVTCLTGLNKLEEVIQVYNNGGKVQCVVHEKEGKYTIDLIGNATYLYKTEVTVDLDNALFSTKIRNEFSEQRIYEKLQTQAQQFIGNNMEG, via the coding sequence GTGCAAATTGAACTAATAAAAGGTCATGGGTCGGGCAATGATTTCCTAATTATCGATGAGATATCCAATGAATACTCATTTACTGAAAGTGAACGGTCTAGAATGGCACAGATGCTTTGTAATAGAAATACTGATTTAGGTGCAGATGGCATACTTTTTGTTATGAAGAGCGACCATGCTGATGGGAGAATGCGTGTATTTAACGCGGATGGTTCGGAAGCATCAATGTGCGGCAATGGATTACGGCTTGTTGCGAGATATATATGTGAATTACTTGGCTCAAATGAAGCGGTAATAGAAACAATGAAAGCAGATTTAAGGGTGAGTAAACAAAATGATATATTTCCAAATATACACACCTATCAAGTGGAAATTTCCCCTGTATTGTTCAATTTATCAGCTTTACCGTTAAATTTAGGAAAACCAACACTTTTTAATGAGCGAATAGAAGAACTTTCTGATGAGTTGAGGTTTACTGCACTTGCGGTTCCTAACCCACATTTAATTACAATTGTAGAAACAGAACAAATACAAGGGGATATGCAAAAGAACCTAAGTGAGAGAGTAAATGGCCCGAATCATTTGTTCCCAGACGGAGTAAATGTCAGTTTTGTCAAATCCTTGGAGTCAGGTTCCATTTATGTTAGAACATACGAACGAGGTGTAGGGTTTACTAATGCGTGTGGTACGGCTATGTCTGCGTCCTCACTTGTGACGTGTTTAACAGGATTAAATAAATTAGAAGAGGTTATACAGGTTTATAATAATGGAGGTAAGGTCCAGTGTGTTGTCCATGAAAAGGAAGGGAAATACACGATAGATCTAATAGGAAATGCAACTTATCTATACAAGACTGAGGTTACAGTTGATCTTGATAATGCATTATTTTCAACCAAAATTAGGAATGAATTTTCTGAACAAAGGATCTATGAGAAGCTTCAAACACAAGCGCAACAATTTATTGGGAATAACATGGAAGGATAA
- a CDS encoding DNA ligase D, which produces MKPMLPSLTFELPVRPDWVYEVKYDGFRAILDWTSKGIELTSRNGKTLLPQFPEIKEFLLKHEEQFKPYLPLRLDGELVSLENTHKSNFSAIQVRGRLKSEKKINDQATSFPCRLMVFDLLLLSGKPFTIQPFEKRKEELRKLFINMGFDLDSDPYTAQLLQFVNAHEDFNDLWEKIILYDGEGIIAKYKKSIWEEGKRSLQWLKYKNWKYVSCFITSYDKTNGYFYVGVYRDEKVYSVGQVLFGFKPEEKNALQHTIKQNMIREDAQFIYVEPAICLEVKYLELYDNQLREPHFDRFRFELEPSSCTYERFIFAQKNLPADLEITHPNKPLWEKLAIQKADYILYLREISPYMLPFLKSRLLTVIRYPHGMSGEAFYQKNCPEYAPEFVQTFTSEGIDYILCNDLKTLVWLGNQLAIEFHIPFQTTTSKGPSEIVFDLDPPSKDYFHLAIRAALFIKEVLDQLNLIGFIKTSGNKGLQIYLPLPENTYSYEDTRLFTSFIADYLISKDPDSFTIERMKKNRRNRLYVDYVQHSEGKTIVAPYSMRGNEHAGVATPLYWEEVDENLQLISFNMENAIKRIREQGDPFNDYFQTKQLQPFGPVLDFLKKGIVKKG; this is translated from the coding sequence ATGAAGCCGATGCTGCCTAGTTTGACTTTTGAACTTCCCGTTCGTCCCGATTGGGTGTACGAGGTGAAATACGACGGATTTCGTGCCATTTTAGACTGGACCTCCAAAGGGATTGAACTAACAAGCAGAAATGGGAAGACCCTTTTACCTCAATTTCCTGAAATAAAGGAATTTTTATTGAAGCATGAAGAACAATTTAAACCATATCTCCCTCTTCGTTTAGATGGTGAGCTTGTTTCACTAGAAAATACACACAAATCCAATTTTTCGGCTATCCAAGTTCGTGGCCGATTAAAATCTGAAAAAAAAATCAATGACCAAGCTACAAGCTTTCCTTGCCGCCTTATGGTCTTTGATTTATTGCTCCTTAGCGGAAAACCTTTTACTATTCAACCATTCGAAAAACGAAAAGAAGAATTAAGGAAATTATTTATCAACATGGGTTTTGACTTAGATTCCGACCCGTATACTGCCCAATTACTTCAATTTGTAAATGCACATGAGGATTTTAATGACCTTTGGGAGAAAATTATTTTATATGATGGTGAAGGGATTATTGCAAAGTATAAAAAAAGCATATGGGAGGAAGGAAAACGATCATTACAATGGTTGAAGTATAAAAATTGGAAATATGTCAGCTGTTTCATCACATCTTATGATAAAACAAATGGATACTTTTATGTTGGTGTATATAGGGATGAAAAGGTTTATAGTGTAGGGCAAGTCCTATTCGGTTTTAAACCTGAGGAAAAAAATGCACTGCAACATACGATTAAGCAAAATATGATACGTGAAGATGCACAGTTTATTTATGTTGAACCAGCAATCTGTCTTGAAGTGAAGTATTTGGAACTATACGATAACCAGCTCCGCGAGCCTCATTTTGACCGTTTTCGCTTTGAGCTTGAACCATCCTCTTGCACATATGAACGATTTATTTTTGCACAAAAGAACTTACCAGCAGACCTTGAGATTACCCATCCAAATAAACCACTTTGGGAGAAACTGGCGATTCAAAAAGCAGATTATATTTTGTACTTACGGGAAATTTCCCCGTATATGCTGCCATTTTTAAAAAGTCGGTTATTAACAGTCATTCGGTACCCTCACGGAATGTCCGGTGAAGCTTTTTATCAAAAGAACTGTCCTGAGTATGCACCTGAATTTGTACAAACCTTTACTTCAGAAGGAATTGACTACATACTTTGCAATGATTTAAAAACTCTCGTTTGGCTTGGTAACCAGCTCGCAATTGAATTCCATATCCCTTTTCAAACAACCACTAGCAAGGGCCCAAGTGAAATAGTTTTTGATTTAGATCCTCCTTCAAAGGACTACTTCCATTTAGCCATAAGAGCCGCCCTCTTTATAAAAGAAGTTCTTGATCAATTAAATTTAATTGGGTTCATTAAAACCTCTGGTAATAAAGGTTTACAAATTTACCTTCCCTTGCCGGAGAACACATACTCCTATGAGGATACGAGACTCTTTACCAGCTTCATTGCAGACTACTTGATATCAAAGGATCCCGATTCCTTTACCATTGAAAGAATGAAGAAAAATCGGAGAAATCGCCTCTATGTAGACTATGTTCAGCATAGTGAGGGCAAGACCATTGTTGCACCCTATTCTATGAGAGGCAATGAGCATGCTGGTGTAGCGACACCACTTTACTGGGAGGAAGTAGATGAAAATCTACAGCTGATTTCCTTTAACATGGAAAACGCCATAAAACGTATACGTGAGCAAGGAGACCCTTTTAATGATTACTTCCAAACCAAACAACTTCAACCGTTTGGACCAGTGCTTGATTTTTTAAAAAAAGGTATAGTAAAAAAAGGATAA